In the genome of Desulfovibrio sp. Huiquan2017, the window GTGGCCATGACCACGCCGCTGAAAATGAGTGCGAATCCCACTCCGTGAACCATGGTTATGGGCTGGCCGAGCAGCAGCCATGCCCCGACCCCACTGAAAACCGGTATAAAATACTGAAGCAGGGCGGCGTTGTCGGGGCCGATGTGCATAATGGCGAAGTCCCAAAGGGAAAAGGCCGCCAGCGAGGCCAGGATGCCTACGTATAGGATGACGACGAATACGGCCGGTGTGAAGCTCCAGGTCGGGGCGAAATATTGTTCCGCCAGCGCCGCCGGGAGGAGGGGGAGGGTCCCCAGGAAAAAGGTCGCGCCGAGATAGGCCTTGCGGCTGATGGTCGCGGGCTTGCGTTTGACCAGGATGGAATACACGGCCCACAGGAGTCCGGCCAGAAGCATGACGACGTCACCCGCGTGGAAGGCCATGTGGATGAGTACGTCGAGGCTCCCCCTGGTGGCGACGACCAGCATACCCGTAAGGGCGATGGCCAGTCCGGCCCAACGGAGCGGGGTGATGCGTTTCTTAAGGCAAATGCGCGTCAGGATGACCACGAAGACCGGGGTGGAGGAGGCGAACAGGGCCATGTTCACGGTACCCGTGGTGCGTGCACTGACGTAAACCAGGGTGTTGAACAGGGTTATGCCGGTTATGGCGGCGGCCAGCAATTCCCACCGATGGTCGAGCAGGGCCTGCATGTCGCGCCGCATGTCGCGCAGGACGAAGGGCAGAAAGGCCGCGGTGGCCGTGATCCAGCGCAGGGCGGCCAGGGTCACGGGCGGAATATCGTTCACGAACCCGCTGGCGATGAGAAAGTTCCCGGACCAGATGGTTACGGCGAGCAGGGCGAAGAAAAATCCCAAGGAACGGTTGCCGGGCATGGAAGACGGATAGTCCAAGCGGAACGACTTGGCAATCGCTATGTGCCCGGAGTCGGCGGCTTTACAGAGGGCCAGCCGAAGCGGCCCAGGTCGATACGGCCCGTCTCGTCGAACCGGACGCCCTCGGCCAGGAGGAGCCGCTTCTGCTCGTCATGTCCCTGGAACCTGCCCAGGGAAATTCTTCCTTCGCGGTTGATGACCCGGTGCCAGGGTAGATTTTCCGTGCGCGAACAGGAATGCAGGATTCTGGACACCTGGCGCGCACCCCGCCGATTGCCTGCCAGGGCCGCCACGGTGCCGTAAGTACTCACTCGGCCTTTGGGGATGGCCCGGATGGTCTCGATGATCTTCTGGGTGAACGGGGAAGCCATGAGAGTGGATACATCGTCGAGCGGCCGGAAGGCAAGGGATCCGGGATCAGAAGAACGCGGCCCATAGGCCGGACAGGGGCATGACCAGGAGCAGGGCTGGGATCATGCTCGCCACCGGGAACTGCTTGATGCCACAAATACGGAATCCCGTGGCCAGCATGATCAGCCCGCCGCAGGCCGAGAAGTCGGCCAGCATATCCGGAGTGGTCAGGGGCAGGATCAGGGCCGAGGCGTAGTAGAGCAGGGCCTGCACGGCCAGTTGCGGAATCACCAGGATACCCACGGACAATCCCATGGTGGAGGCAAAGATGGGGGCCGTGAACAGGTCGAGGATGGCTTTGACGATGAGCAGGGTCGGGTCGCCGGTCATGCCTTCGCTCATGGCTCCGTATACGCCCGTGCCGCTCAGGCAGAAGAGGACAAGTAGGGCTACGAACTTGTCCAGGAATTCCTCCTGGCTGAGGTCGCCGCTGGGCCGGATGACCTTGTCGATGAGTGTGCGGGTCTTGCCCGCGCCCTTCTGGACCAGGGATTCCAACTGGACGAGTTCGCCGAGCACGGAGCCGACCACCAAAGCCAGAACCACCGGGGCCAGGAATTTGACCTTGATGATCATGGCTACGCCCAACCCCATGGAGGCGCAGCCGAAGACCATGGGCATTTTGAGCCGCAGGTTCATGCTCAATTTGGGGCCGAGAAGCGCCCCGGCTACACTGCCTACGACCAAAGCCGCACCGTTGACGAGAGGACCGATCATGCAAGAATCCTTGTGCTGGACGTGAAAAAAACGCGTCCGCATGTTTTGAAGATGAAGAAACAAGCGGTTATCGACGTTGTTGAGCGTCGTTGAGATTTGCCGAATCAAGAGGAAACAGGAGGCGGGATCAACTGTCCGAGGTGAAGCCGAATTCGATCTCCGATTTGGTGTAGAAGACGCGCAGGCCGCTTTCTGCGAATCGGGTCATGAGCGCGTCGCATTCTTCGCCGGTCAGAGCCAGGGCCACCTGCACGGGCGGATCTTCGAGGTCGAAGAAGTTGTCCGAATGGAATCGGCCGTCGTGCCCGAACCCTTCCTTGCCCGAAAACAGGGTCGCGCCGCGCACGCCGATATGCCGGGCCTGCTCGACGATCCATGTGGCCACGGGCAAGCCGTCGTGTTCGCGGCTCTGCTGGGTAAAAAAGGTAACGAAATATCCTTGCATCGCGTCAATCCTGGGCTGGGAGATGTAAAAATGGGGCCATCGGCTGGGAACGAGAATCGTTCGGCGCGGACCGGGGACGGGAAAATTCCGTCTGAACGACGAAACGCTACACCCGACCGGGACGGGACTCAACCCATTACTGAAACGGGGAGGTTTTGGCTGACAATAACCTATAATAATGTGCTTTATTCTGGAGTATTCGTCTTAGCCCAGGGCCACATCCAAGATCATCATTACCGTAAAGCCGAAGACCACGCCCATGGTGGCCAGGTCGCCGTTGCCCGAAGATTGGGACTCGGGGATGACCTCTTCCACAACGACAAAGATCATGGCGCCTGCGGCAAAGGCCAAGGCGTAGGGCAGCAGGGGCCGGGCCACAAGCACAGCGGCCGCGCCCAGCACAGCGGCCATGGGTTCAACCATGCCCGAGGCCTGACCGTACATGAAGGATTTCATGCGCGACATGCCCTCGCGGCGCAGGGGGACGGCCACGGCTGTCCCCTCGGGAAAATTCTGGATGCCGATGCCCATGGCCAGGGAGATGGCGCCGGCCATATTGGCGCTGTCGAGCCCGGCGGCCACGGCTCCAAAGGCCACGCCCACGGCCAGCCCCTCCGGGATGTTGTGCAGCGTGATGGCCGTGACCAGAAGGGTGCTGCGCCGCCAGCTCGTCTTGACGCCCTCTGCCTCGGACATGGGCGCGTTCAAGTGCAGATGGGGCAAAACCATGTCCACCAGCCGGAGAAACACCGCGCCGAGCACGAACCCCACGGCCGCCGGAACGAACGCCCAGGTGCCCATGCCGCCGCTCATCTCCAGGGCCGGGGCCAGGAGCGACCAGTAGCTGGCGGCCATCATCACGCCCCCCGCGAAACCGAGCATGATGTCCAGCGTCTTCTTGGAGATATCCTTGGCCGTGAAGACCAGAGCCGCGCCGAGGGCGGTTACGCCCCAGGTGAATAGGGTAGCCAGGAAAGCTTGAAAAATGGCATTTTGCTCCATGAACCAATCCATACGAAGGCTCCTTTGACTGAAGACGGAACGGGCGGCGCAAGGACGATCAGGAAATGTAAAACCGAAGGGTCGCGAGGACAAGGATAAATTCGTCCGCCGACGGGCGCGGGCCGTCTCGGCGTT includes:
- a CDS encoding DUF554 domain-containing protein, which produces MIGPLVNGAALVVGSVAGALLGPKLSMNLRLKMPMVFGCASMGLGVAMIIKVKFLAPVVLALVVGSVLGELVQLESLVQKGAGKTRTLIDKVIRPSGDLSQEEFLDKFVALLVLFCLSGTGVYGAMSEGMTGDPTLLIVKAILDLFTAPIFASTMGLSVGILVIPQLAVQALLYYASALILPLTTPDMLADFSACGGLIMLATGFRICGIKQFPVASMIPALLLVMPLSGLWAAFF
- a CDS encoding DMT family transporter, which encodes MPGNRSLGFFFALLAVTIWSGNFLIASGFVNDIPPVTLAALRWITATAAFLPFVLRDMRRDMQALLDHRWELLAAAITGITLFNTLVYVSARTTGTVNMALFASSTPVFVVILTRICLKKRITPLRWAGLAIALTGMLVVATRGSLDVLIHMAFHAGDVVMLLAGLLWAVYSILVKRKPATISRKAYLGATFFLGTLPLLPAALAEQYFAPTWSFTPAVFVVILYVGILASLAAFSLWDFAIMHIGPDNAALLQYFIPVFSGVGAWLLLGQPITMVHGVGFALIFSGVVMATRSH
- a CDS encoding MGMT family protein — protein: MASPFTQKIIETIRAIPKGRVSTYGTVAALAGNRRGARQVSRILHSCSRTENLPWHRVINREGRISLGRFQGHDEQKRLLLAEGVRFDETGRIDLGRFGWPSVKPPTPGT
- a CDS encoding DUF190 domain-containing protein, translated to MQGYFVTFFTQQSREHDGLPVATWIVEQARHIGVRGATLFSGKEGFGHDGRFHSDNFFDLEDPPVQVALALTGEECDALMTRFAESGLRVFYTKSEIEFGFTSDS
- a CDS encoding ZIP family metal transporter, producing MDWFMEQNAIFQAFLATLFTWGVTALGAALVFTAKDISKKTLDIMLGFAGGVMMAASYWSLLAPALEMSGGMGTWAFVPAAVGFVLGAVFLRLVDMVLPHLHLNAPMSEAEGVKTSWRRSTLLVTAITLHNIPEGLAVGVAFGAVAAGLDSANMAGAISLAMGIGIQNFPEGTAVAVPLRREGMSRMKSFMYGQASGMVEPMAAVLGAAAVLVARPLLPYALAFAAGAMIFVVVEEVIPESQSSGNGDLATMGVVFGFTVMMILDVALG